The proteins below are encoded in one region of Populus alba chromosome 2, ASM523922v2, whole genome shotgun sequence:
- the LOC118049974 gene encoding putative kinase-like protein TMKL1, whose protein sequence is MAVLKLYSIYIFYTLISINFSASPTQSLLLSASTDVELLLGKIKASLQGNTENLLLSSWNSSVPLCQWRGLKWVFSNGSPLSCIDLSAPQWTNLSLYKDPSLHLLSLQLPSANLTGSLPRELGGFSMLQSLYLNINSLGGTIPLELGYSSSLSDIDLSDNVFSGALAPSVWNLCDRLVSLRLHGNSLTGSLPEPALPNTTCNNLQFLDLGSNKFSGSFPEFVTRFQGINELDLSGNMFSGPIPETLTGLKLEKLNLSHNNFSGVLPLFGESKFGVEVFEGNDPSLCGLPLRSCSGSSRLSPGAIAGIVIGLMTGVVVLASLLIGYMQNKRRKGMGDSDDDMEEESGDDGVGGVGGVGGEGKLILFQGGEHLTLEDVLNATGQVMEKTSYGTVYKAKLADGGTIALRLMREGSCKDRSSCLPVIKQLGKIRHDSLLPLRAYYQGKRGEKLLIYDYLPNRTLYDLLHEAKAGKPMLNWARRHKIALAIARGLAYLHTGLETPITHGNVRSKNVLVDEFFVARLTEFGLDKLMIPTVADEIVALAKSDGYKAPELQRMKKCNSRTDVYAFGILLLEILIGKKPGKNGRSNDFADLPSMVKVAVLEETTMEVFDLEVLKGVRSPMEEGLVQALKLAMGCCAPVASVRPTMDEVVKQLEENRPRNRSALYSPNETRSEIGTPF, encoded by the exons ATGGCGGTTTTGAAACTTTACTCTATCTACATTTTCTACACCTTAATCAGCATAAACTTCTCTGCTTCCCCCACTCAGTCTTTGTTACTTTCTGCTTCAACAGATGTTGAGCTTCTGCTTGGAAAGATCAAAGCCTCACTGCAAGGTAACACTGAAAACCTCTTGCTCTCTTCATGGAACTCCTCTGTGCCTTTATGCCAATGGAGAGGCCTCAAATGGGTCTTCTCTAATGGCTCTCCTCTCTCTTGTATTGACCTTTCAGCACCACAATGGACTAATCTTTCACTCTATAAAGACCCCTCTTTGCACCTTTTATCTCTACAGCTACCATCTGCTAATCTCACTGGTTCACTTCCAAGAGAGCTCGGTGGGTTCTCTATGCTTCAAAGTTTGTATCTAAACATTAATTCACTGGGTGGAaccatccctcttgagcttggtTACAGCTCTTCACTCTCAGATATTGATTTGAGTGACAATGTGTTTAGTGGGGCTTTAGCTCCATCGGTGTGGAACTTGTGTGATAGATTAGTTTCACTCAGGCTGCATGGTAATTCACTTACCGGGTCTCTTCCTGAACCAGCATTGCCTAACACAACTTGCAATAACTTGCAGTTTCTTGATTTGGGTAGCAACAAGTTTTCAGGGAGTTTCCCTGAATTTGTTACTCGCTTTCAAGGTATAAACGAGCTTGATCTTTCCGGTAACATGTTTTCGGGTCCAATTCCTGAGACTTTAACTGGTTTAAAACTCGAAAAGTTGAATCTTTCACACAATAATTTCAGTGGAGTATTGCCTCTTTTTGGTGAATCGAAGTTTGGCGTGGAGGTTTTTGAAGGGAATGATCCCAGTCTTTGTGGGCTACCTTTAAGAAGTTGTAGTGGAAGTTCTAGATTGAGCCCGGGTGCAATTGCTGGCATTGTGATTGGATTAATGACTGGAGTTGTAGTTCTGGCCTCACTGTTAATTGGTTATATGCAAAACAAAAGGAGGAAGGGGATGGGAGATAGCGACGATGACATGGAGGAGGAAAGCGGAGATGATGGAGTTGGCGGTGTTGGCGGCGTAGGTGGGGAAGGGAAACTAATTTTGTTTCAAGGCGGTGAGCATTTGACTTTGGAGGATGTGTTGAATGCGACGGGACAAGTTATGGAGAAAACAAGTTATGGGACTGTTTATAAGGCCAAGCTTGCTGATGGGGGGACAATTGCTTTGAGGTTGATGAGGGAAGGCAGTTGCAAGGATAGAAGTTCGTGTCTTCCGGTGATAAAGCAATTGGGGAAGATTCGTCATGACAGTTTACTTCCTCTGAGAGCTTACTATCAGGGGAAGAGAGGGGAGAAGCTACTCATTTATGACTATCTTCCAAATAGAACCCTATACGACCTCTTACATG AGGCCAAAGCAGGAAAACCAATGCTGAACTGGGCTAGAAGGCACAAGATTGCATTGGCTATAGCTAGAGGACTAGCATACCTTCATACAGGTCTTGAGACACCAATTACCCATGGGAACGTCAGGTCAAAAAATGTGCTTGTGGATGAATTTTTTGTTGCTAGGCTTACCGAGTTTGGACTTGACAAGCTAATGATCCCAACAGTAGCTGATGAAATCGTGGCACTTGCGAAAAGTGATGGCTACAAGGCACCGGAGCTTCAAAGGATGAAGAAATGCAATTCTAGGACAGACGTTTACGCATTTGGAATCCTTTTGCTGGAGATTTTGATAGGCAAGAAACCTGGAAAAAATGGAAGAAGCAACGATTTCGCAGACTTGCCTTCGATGGTGAAAGTTGCAGTCTTAGAGGAAACAACAATGGAGGTTTTTGATTTGGAGGTTTTAAAGGGCGTAAGGAGTCCAATGGAAGAAGGGTTAGTTCAGGCACTGAAACTTGCAATGGGGTGCTGCGCTCCGGTGGCGTCGGTTCGACCAACCATGGATGAAGTTGTGAAGCAGTTGGAAGAGAATAGACCAAGAAACAGGTCTGCTTTGTACAGCCCTAATGAAACAAGGAGTGAAATTGGTACTCCCTTCTAA
- the LOC118049973 gene encoding fimbrin-2 produces MSGYVGILVSDPWLQNQFTQVELRSLKTHFMSMRRESGKLTLRDLASRMSRLKVVGENLTEEDRAACIQDLYQNLDEEVDFEFFLKVYLKLHAHASARTGSVAKNSSAFLKAATTTLLHTISESEKASYVAHINNYLGEDDFLKKYLPIDPSTNDLFEIAKDGVLLCKLINVAVAGTIDERAINTKRILNPWERNENHTLCLNSAKAIGCTVVNIGTQDFIEGRRHLVLGMISQIIKIQLLADLNLKKTPQLLELVDDSKDVEELMSLPPEKILLRWMNFLLKKAGYKKIVTNFSSDVKDAEAYAHLLNVLAPEYSNPSTLTVKDPLTRAKLVLEHADRMGCKRYLTAKDIVEGSPNLNLAFVAHIFQHRNGLSTQTKQISFLETLPDDTQISREERAFRFWMNSLGNSTYIDNVFEDLRNGWLLLETLDKVSPGIVNWKVANKPPIKLPFRKVENCNQVVKIGKQLKFSLVNIAGNDIVQGNKKLILAYLWQLMRYNILQLLKNLRFHSHGKEITDADILQWANTKVSNSGTQSRMKSFKDKSLSDGIFFLELLSAVQPRAVNWSLVTKGVTDDEKKMNATYIISIARKLGCSIFLLPEDLTEVNQKMILTLTASIMYWYLKQPVDQDKSSGTSDSETISNSTLDDSASESSIEENGNL; encoded by the exons atgtcagGTTACGTTGGCATTCTTGTGTCAGATCCATGGCTGCAAAACCAGTTCACCCAAGTCGAGCTTCGCAGCCTAAAAACACAt tttatGAGCATGAGGAGGGAAAGTGGGAAGCTGACACTAAGGGACTTGGCTTCGAGGATGTCGAGGTTGAAAGTAGTTGGAGAGAATCTGACAGAGGAAGACAGAGCTGCTTGTATTCAAGATTTGTATCAGAATCTCGACGAAGAGGTTGACTTCGAGTTCTTTCTCAAg GTATATTTGAAACTGCATGCGCATGCAAGTGCAAGAACAGGAAGTGTCGCAAAGAACTCTTCAGCTTTCCTTAAAGCAGCCACCACTACGTTGCTTCACACCATCAGTGAATCGGAGAAGGCATCCTATGTTGCACATATCAATAATTATCTTGGAGAAGATGATTTCTTGAAGAAATACCTCCCTATCGATCCTTCAACTAATGATCTCTTCGAGATTGCGAAAGATGGAGTGCTTCTTTg TAAGCTTATCAATGTAGCAGTTGCTGGTACAATTGATGAAAGAGCTATCAATACTAAGAGGATACTCAATCCATGGGAAAGGAATGAAAACCATACACTCTGCCTCAATTCTGCAAAGGCAATTGGGTGTACTGTGGTGAATATAGGCACCCAAGACTTTATTGAAGGAAGG CGCCAtctcgtgcttgggatgatttCTCAGATCATTAAA ataCAACTCTTGGCAGACCTAAACTTGAAGAAAACACCTCAGTTGCTGGAATTAGTCGATGACAGTAAG GATGTAGAAGAGTTGATGAGTCTACCACCAGAGAAGATCTTACTCAGGTGGATGAACTTCTTGCTGAAAAAAGCAGGGTACAAGAAAATAGTCACAAATTTCTCTTCTGATGTGAAG GATGCAGAGGCTTATGCTCACCTTCTTAACGTTCTTGCACCTGAATACAGTAATCCATCTACATTGACAGTAAAAGATCCATTGACAAGGGCAAAGTTAGTTCTTGAACATGCAGACAGGATGGGTTGCAAGAGATACTTAACTGCAAAGGACATTGTTGAAGGTTCCCCAAATCTTAACCTTGCCTTTGTTGCTCATATTTTCCAACACAG GAATGGGCTGTCAACACAGACAAAACAGATATCTTTTCTCGAAACTTTACCAGACGACACTCAAATCTCTAGAGAAGAAAGAGCATTTCGCTTCTGGATGAATAGTCTTGGGAATTCAACCTACATTGACAATGTGTTTGAAGATCTCAGAAATGG GTGGCTACTTCTAGAGACCCTTGACAAGGTTTCACCAGGGATTGTTAATTGGAAAGTTGCAAATAAACCTCCTATCAAATTGCCTTTCAGAAAAGTAGAAAATTGTAATCAAGTTGTAAAAATAGGAAAACAGTTAAAATTTTCCCTGGTTAACATTGCTGGAAATGACATTGTGCAAGGAAATAAGAAGTTAATATTGG CTTATCTGTGGCAGCTGATGAGATACAACATTCTCCAACTTCTAAAGAACTTGAGATTCCATTCCCATGGAAAGGAAATTACAGATGCAGATATTTTACAATGGGCCAACACGAAAGTCAGCAACTCAGGAACCCAAAGTCGCATGAAAAGTTTTAAG GATAAAAGTCTGTCAGATGGCATCTTCTTCCTTGAGTTGCTGAGCGCTGTTCAGCCTAGAGCAGTAAATTGGAGTCTGGTAACGAAAGGAGTAACTG ATGACGAGAAAAAGATGAATGCCACCTACATCATCAGTATTGCAAGGAAGCTAGGATGTTCTATATTTTTGCTTCCCGAAGACCTAACTGAG GTAAATCAGAAGATGATTCTTACGTTGACAGCAAGCATTATGTATTGGTATTTGAAACAACCTGTTGATCAAGATAAATCATCTGGAACTTCTGATAGTGAGACCATCTCAAATTCAACGTTGGATGATTCTGCCTCTGAATCATCAATAGAAGAGAATGGGAACCTATGA